One Nicotiana sylvestris chromosome 12, ASM39365v2, whole genome shotgun sequence genomic window carries:
- the LOC104223259 gene encoding DNA repair protein recA homolog 2, mitochondrial isoform X2 codes for MLSLQRFFGARRRAPVVPTGSLRLDLALGIGGLPKGRIVEIYGQEASGKTTLALHVIKEAQKLGGYCAYLDVENGMNPSLAEAIGVNVENLLISQPDSAENLLSIVDTLTKSGSVDVIVVDSVAALVPRLELDATLGDSPKGLQSKIMTQALRKIHSSLCNSSTLIIFVNQVRSNKGLARGSGRMEEVTCGGNALPFYAAVRLRTIRKQLLKNRDKITGLGVCVKVVKNKLAPAATEAELRVQFGGGFCIKSEVLELACEHEVILKEGGSYFIDGEVLNSRQDAEEYLAANGAVLAKIVDTLRDQLFVNKMVKTTD; via the exons ATGTTGTCCTTGCAGCGCTTCTTTGGTGCTAGACGACGTGCACCTGTTGTACCTACTGGCTCGTTGAGGCTTGATCTAGCACTTGGGATTGGAGGACTACCCAAG GGAAGAATTGTTGAAATTTATGGACAAGAAGCATCTGGGAAGACAACACTTGCCCTTCATGTAATTAAAGAGGCTCAAAAGCTTGGAG GTTACTGTGCATACCTGGATGTCGAAAATGGAATGAACCCCTCTCTTGCTGAAGCAATAGGGGTTAATGTAGAAAATCTCCTTATTTCACAGCCAGATTCTGCTGAGAATCTGCTGAGTATTGTTGATACCCTGACAAAAAGTGGATCCGTGGATGTAATTGTGGTTGATAGT gTGGCAGCTCTTGTTCCCCGACTAGAGCTTGATGCTACTCTAGGTGACTCTCCTAAAGGCTTACAATCAAAGATAATGACACAAGCACTACGTAAAATTCATTCTTCGTTATGCAACTCTAGCACACTAATTATTTTCGTTAATCAG GTAAGATCGAACAAAGGATTAGCTCGAGGCTCAGGGCGTATGGAGGAAGTAACTTGTGGTGGAAATGCTTTGCCTTTTTATGCTGCTGTACGACTTAGAACGATTAGAAAACAATTGCTTAAGAACAGGGATAAG ATTACTGGTCTTGGGGTATGTGTCAAAGTCGTTAAAAATAAGCTAGCTCCTGCAGCAACAGAAGCTGAACTGAGGGTACAGTTTGGGGGAGGCTTTTGCATAAAATCTGAGGTTTTGGAATTGGCTTGTGAACATGAAGTCATTCTGAAAGAGGGAGGGAGCTACTTCATAGATGGAGAGGTTTTAAACAGTAGACAGGATGCTGAAGAGTATCTAGCTGCCAATGGTGCTGTTTTAGCTAAGATAGTCGATACTTTAAGAGATCAGCTATTTGTGAACAAGATGGTAAAAACAACTGATTAG
- the LOC104223259 gene encoding DNA repair protein recA homolog 2, mitochondrial isoform X1 — MVPHSLQFLRFIPSSIRRLSIFPYKPQNGIAWARMLNTDASWAEGEFDDIQDDTKTSEKATALHLALSQLVGDFGKESMLSLQRFFGARRRAPVVPTGSLRLDLALGIGGLPKGRIVEIYGQEASGKTTLALHVIKEAQKLGGYCAYLDVENGMNPSLAEAIGVNVENLLISQPDSAENLLSIVDTLTKSGSVDVIVVDSVAALVPRLELDATLGDSPKGLQSKIMTQALRKIHSSLCNSSTLIIFVNQVRSNKGLARGSGRMEEVTCGGNALPFYAAVRLRTIRKQLLKNRDKITGLGVCVKVVKNKLAPAATEAELRVQFGGGFCIKSEVLELACEHEVILKEGGSYFIDGEVLNSRQDAEEYLAANGAVLAKIVDTLRDQLFVNKMVKTTD; from the exons ATGGTGCCTCATTCACTTCAATTTCTTCGTTTCATTCCCTCCTCCATTCGCCGCCTTTCCATTTTTCCCTACAAACCCCAG AATGGAATTGCTTGGGCAAGGATGCTGAACACTGATGCATCTTGGGCAG AAGGTGAATTTGATGATATCCAAGATGATACCAAAACATCAGAGAAAGCCACTGCATTGCATTTGGCCCTCTCGCAGCTTGTAGGTGATTTTGGCAAAGAATCAATGTTGTCCTTGCAGCGCTTCTTTGGTGCTAGACGACGTGCACCTGTTGTACCTACTGGCTCGTTGAGGCTTGATCTAGCACTTGGGATTGGAGGACTACCCAAG GGAAGAATTGTTGAAATTTATGGACAAGAAGCATCTGGGAAGACAACACTTGCCCTTCATGTAATTAAAGAGGCTCAAAAGCTTGGAG GTTACTGTGCATACCTGGATGTCGAAAATGGAATGAACCCCTCTCTTGCTGAAGCAATAGGGGTTAATGTAGAAAATCTCCTTATTTCACAGCCAGATTCTGCTGAGAATCTGCTGAGTATTGTTGATACCCTGACAAAAAGTGGATCCGTGGATGTAATTGTGGTTGATAGT gTGGCAGCTCTTGTTCCCCGACTAGAGCTTGATGCTACTCTAGGTGACTCTCCTAAAGGCTTACAATCAAAGATAATGACACAAGCACTACGTAAAATTCATTCTTCGTTATGCAACTCTAGCACACTAATTATTTTCGTTAATCAG GTAAGATCGAACAAAGGATTAGCTCGAGGCTCAGGGCGTATGGAGGAAGTAACTTGTGGTGGAAATGCTTTGCCTTTTTATGCTGCTGTACGACTTAGAACGATTAGAAAACAATTGCTTAAGAACAGGGATAAG ATTACTGGTCTTGGGGTATGTGTCAAAGTCGTTAAAAATAAGCTAGCTCCTGCAGCAACAGAAGCTGAACTGAGGGTACAGTTTGGGGGAGGCTTTTGCATAAAATCTGAGGTTTTGGAATTGGCTTGTGAACATGAAGTCATTCTGAAAGAGGGAGGGAGCTACTTCATAGATGGAGAGGTTTTAAACAGTAGACAGGATGCTGAAGAGTATCTAGCTGCCAATGGTGCTGTTTTAGCTAAGATAGTCGATACTTTAAGAGATCAGCTATTTGTGAACAAGATGGTAAAAACAACTGATTAG
- the LOC104223260 gene encoding protein IQ-DOMAIN 12-like, giving the protein MGKRRNWFTFVKRLFIPETKPTADQKKPKKWKCFFGRCKLRKCIAIEAPEKTLNEAKEEQRKHALAVAIATAAAAEAAVAAANAAADVIRLTNAPNEFKRKRKDAAIKIQSAYRGHLARKALSALKGLVKLQAVIRGEIVRRRLIARLNFLLPLQKPKARVYQIRLPTFEDYHDYSDKKLINSPNESMKSNGLKLKCKSHRTWDFNLASEQDTEALWSRREEVIAKREHLMKYSFSHRERRDDQTLEELLTSKKNRRSCRFDHQVAEIEAPRKVELFDQFTDSNVPLADMNGMMQLKARKVHRSDFIEELHSPSSLPRRSFSNVKQKSNVDVNSLPNSPIFPTYMASTESAKAKTRSMSTPKQHLRLHETYSSGQHSPYKLKVSSWNSFNGEMNDSNRKSTTSSR; this is encoded by the exons ATGGGAAAGAGAAGAAATTGGTTTACTTTTGTCAAGAGACTTTTCATTCCTGAGACAAAACCAACAGCTGATCAAAAG aaaccaaAGAAATGGAAATGTTTTTTTGGAAGGTGCaagttgaggaaatgtattgctATAGAAGCACCTGAGAAAACATTAAATGAGGCAAAGGAAGAGCAGAGGAAACATGCTTTGGCTGTTGCTATAGCAACAGCAGCTGCTGCTGaggctgctgttgctgctgctaatGCTGCTGCTGATGTTATCCGTCTAACGAATGCTCCAAATGAATTCAAAAGGAAACGTAAAGATGCTGCCATTAAAATCCAAAGTGCTTATCGCGGCCACCTG GCAAGGAAAGCATTAAGTGCTCTAAAGGGACTGGTGAAGCTTCAAGCAGTGATTCGAGGTGAAATTGTGAGAAGAAGACTCATTGCCAGATTGAACTTCTTGTTGCCTCTTCAAAAGCCAAAGGCAAGAGTTTATCAAATTAGACTCCCTACCTTTGAGGATTATCACGACTACAGCGACAAGAAGCTCATTAATAGCCCAAACGAGAGCATGAAATCTAACGGATTAAAG CTTAAATGCAAGAGCCATAGGACTTGGGATTTCAACTTGGCTTCAGAACAAGACACTGAAGCCTTGTGGTCAAGAAGAGAAGAAGTCATTGCCAAAAGAGAGCATTTGATGAAATACTCGTTTTCACATCGG GAGAGAAGAGATGATCAAACTTTAGAGGAATTATTAACCAGCAAGAAAAACCGAAGAAGCTGCAGGTTTGATCATCAGGTGGCAGAAATTGAGGCACCAAGAAAAGTAGAGTTATTTGATCAATTTACAGACTCAAATGTTCCTCTAGCTGACATGAACGGAATGATGCAACTTAAAGCGAGGAAAGTACATAGATCAGATTTCATAGAGGAACTACATTCTCCTTCTTCGCTCCCAAGAAGATCATTTTCTaatgtaaaacaaaaatcaaatgtTGATGTTAACTCTTTACCAAATTCTCCTATATTTCCTACTTACATGGCTTCTACGGAATCTGCAAAGGCAAAAACAAGGTCAATGAGCACGCCGAAGCAACACCTAAGGTTACACGAAACATATTCTTCAGGTCAACATTCTCCTTACAAGCTCAAGGTTTCCTCTTGGAATTCATTTAATGGTGAAATGAATGACAGTAACAGAAAGAGCACAACTTCTAGCAGATAG